A part of Rickettsia canadensis str. McKiel genomic DNA contains:
- the recF gene encoding DNA replication/repair protein RecF (All proteins in this family for which functions are known are DNA-binding proteins that assist the filamentation of RecA onto DNA for the initiation of recombination or recombinational repair.) — translation MKNIFLHSLILENYRNFKNLELKIDNTPIILIGENGSGKTNILEAISLFYPGRGLRSAKLADICKTSEDHCSIKALLQSKLGLAEFTTQFKLSSNRRITEYNESKIANNELSKFTSMVWLTPQMEGIFTSGKVERRKFLDRIVYNFDPKHAELVGKYEYYMHERNKILAEEIQDDNWLKIIEEKMADISNHIAVNRLKTLEFMQQTINNLENEFPKADLSIDGIVEQKILDGEENIVSVITAELYKTRNKDKLIGRTSFGVHKSDFLVKHKKKNILAKLCSTGEQKAILIAIILAEMNYAIKLTKIAPVLLLDEVFVHLDDKRRDYLTEFFTYLNLQLWITTTNLESIENFASKAQLIKL, via the coding sequence ATGAAAAATATTTTTCTGCACTCCTTAATTCTTGAGAATTATCGTAATTTTAAAAATCTTGAACTGAAAATAGATAATACCCCTATAATTCTTATAGGGGAAAACGGTAGCGGTAAAACTAATATTTTAGAAGCAATATCACTGTTTTATCCAGGAAGAGGACTACGGTCAGCTAAACTTGCCGATATATGCAAAACTTCAGAAGATCATTGCTCTATTAAAGCCTTATTACAAAGTAAATTAGGGCTTGCAGAGTTCACTACACAATTCAAGCTTAGTTCAAATAGAAGAATAACCGAATATAACGAAAGTAAAATAGCTAATAACGAGTTAAGTAAATTCACTAGTATGGTATGGTTAACTCCGCAAATGGAAGGAATCTTTACAAGTGGAAAAGTAGAAAGAAGAAAATTCCTTGATAGAATAGTTTATAATTTTGATCCAAAGCATGCAGAATTAGTCGGCAAGTATGAATATTATATGCATGAGAGAAATAAAATTCTAGCAGAAGAAATACAAGATGATAATTGGCTGAAAATCATCGAAGAAAAGATGGCTGATATTTCTAACCATATTGCTGTTAACCGCTTAAAAACCTTAGAATTTATGCAGCAAACAATAAATAATCTTGAAAATGAGTTTCCAAAAGCTGATTTATCAATTGACGGCATTGTCGAACAAAAAATATTAGATGGTGAAGAGAATATTGTTAGTGTTATTACGGCAGAACTTTATAAAACAAGAAACAAAGATAAATTAATTGGTCGCACTAGTTTTGGAGTTCATAAAAGTGACTTTCTAGTGAAGCATAAAAAGAAAAACATCTTAGCAAAACTCTGTTCTACCGGTGAGCAAAAAGCCATATTAATTGCGATAATTCTTGCTGAAATGAATTATGCTATAAAGCTAACTAAAATAGCACCGGTTTTACTTTTGGATGAAGTCTTTGTGCATCTAGATGATAAAAGACGTGACTATTTAACTGAATTTTTTACCTATTTAAATTTGCAGTTATGGATTACCACTACCAATTTAGAAAGTATAGAAAATTTTGCAAGTAAAGCACAATTGATTAAATTATAA
- a CDS encoding DUF5394 family protein has product MTNNHFSEDTKKIANQIKDALMGISDDLVLESKEVEEIFEELSQNEKFEYEIEQMLAILNEQTMDLTQLQSRIILLIRKYLGKTKNLKLKMLKVDEKLINKNVAEVSNYLMHQHSKIVRDANKNLAKPKDKLQGLTKQARIDLKRLLKSFAVYQIYMFMNPKRIAGETKLMNFAYNMIRGGMKLAKKYEGGKEKDIKSYSPKLIKKLKKTYAGFKKSGGISI; this is encoded by the coding sequence ATGACAAATAATCACTTTTCTGAAGATACCAAAAAAATCGCCAATCAAATAAAAGATGCATTAATGGGTATTAGTGACGATCTTGTGCTTGAGAGTAAAGAAGTAGAGGAAATTTTTGAAGAATTAAGCCAAAATGAAAAATTTGAGTATGAGATAGAGCAAATGCTTGCTATCTTAAACGAACAAACTATGGATTTGACTCAACTGCAAAGCCGAATTATCTTATTAATCCGTAAGTATTTAGGTAAAACTAAGAACTTAAAGCTTAAAATGCTTAAAGTGGATGAGAAGCTCATTAACAAGAATGTTGCCGAAGTCAGCAATTATTTAATGCATCAACATTCTAAAATAGTTAGAGATGCTAATAAAAACCTTGCAAAACCAAAAGATAAATTGCAAGGTTTAACCAAACAAGCTAGAATAGACTTAAAACGTTTATTAAAAAGTTTTGCTGTTTATCAAATTTATATGTTTATGAACCCAAAAAGAATAGCAGGCGAAACAAAGCTAATGAACTTTGCCTATAATATGATCAGAGGTGGAATGAAACTCGCTAAAAAATATGAAGGCGGCAAGGAAAAAGACATTAAATCATATTCACCTAAACTTATTAAAAAACTTAAAAAAACTTATGCCGGCTTTAAAAAAAGTGGTGGTATATCAATTTAA